From a region of the Latilactobacillus sakei genome:
- a CDS encoding aquaporin family protein, with amino-acid sequence MVHQLLAEFMGTALMIIFGVGVHSDEVLKGSKYRGSGHLFAITTWGFGITVALFIFGDVSINPAMVLAQCVLGNISWAMFIPYSVAEVLGGIVGAVIVYIMYADEFKASEGNVDPVAVRNIFSTAPGIRNLPRNFFVEFFATFVFIASIIAITQIKTPGIAPIAVGLLVWAIGMGMGGPTGFAMNLARDMGPRIAHAILPIKNKANSDWQYGIIVPGIAPFVGGLCAALFMRSFFGI; translated from the coding sequence ATGGTTCATCAGTTATTAGCAGAATTTATGGGCACAGCGCTCATGATTATTTTCGGGGTCGGGGTTCATAGTGATGAAGTCCTAAAGGGGTCAAAATATCGTGGTTCAGGGCATTTATTTGCGATTACAACCTGGGGCTTCGGGATTACAGTAGCCTTATTCATCTTCGGGGATGTTTCAATCAACCCAGCCATGGTATTGGCACAATGTGTTTTAGGCAATATTTCATGGGCAATGTTTATTCCTTATTCCGTTGCTGAAGTCTTAGGTGGGATTGTTGGGGCAGTGATTGTCTACATTATGTACGCCGACGAATTTAAAGCTTCAGAAGGCAATGTGGATCCAGTCGCTGTTCGCAATATTTTCTCAACAGCACCTGGTATCCGTAATTTACCACGGAATTTCTTCGTTGAATTTTTTGCAACATTCGTCTTTATTGCATCAATTATTGCCATTACACAAATCAAGACGCCTGGGATTGCCCCAATTGCTGTTGGTTTACTTGTTTGGGCAATTGGGATGGGAATGGGCGGTCCTACTGGATTTGCGATGAACTTGGCGCGTGATATGGGGCCTAGAATTGCCCACGCTATTTTACCCATCAAAAATAAAGCTAACTCAGATTGGCAATACGGCATTATCGTACCAGGGATTGCCCCATTTGTTGGGGGCTTATGTGCCGCACTTTTCATGCGGAGCTTCTTTGGTATCTAA
- a CDS encoding TIGR00268 family protein codes for MNTLSEKKAMLTANLQQMGKVIVAFSGGIDSTLVLKMALETLGKENVLAVVANSELFTDEEFNKAMALANEMGANVEATTLNYLSDEHIANNTPETWYYSKKMFYTQLNQIAAEKGFDHVLDGMIMDDNSDFRPGLRARDEAGAESVLQTAGFYKIDVRQLAKALNLNNWNKVASCSVSSRFPYNTALTEDKIAQVMQSEKFLRDLGFATVRVRYHESIARVEVPEAQIADFLTHSEQINQALQQVGFEFVTVDLAGFKSGRMNESLSEQQKAALMTA; via the coding sequence ATGAATACCTTATCTGAAAAAAAAGCAATGCTAACTGCCAATTTACAACAAATGGGAAAAGTAATCGTGGCTTTTTCTGGCGGGATTGATAGCACATTAGTGTTAAAAATGGCTTTAGAAACGCTCGGCAAGGAAAATGTCTTAGCAGTCGTTGCTAACTCAGAATTATTCACAGATGAAGAATTTAATAAAGCAATGGCCTTAGCAAATGAAATGGGTGCCAACGTTGAAGCAACCACTTTAAATTACTTATCCGATGAACATATTGCTAACAACACACCAGAAACTTGGTATTACAGCAAGAAGATGTTCTATACACAATTAAACCAAATCGCTGCTGAAAAAGGTTTTGATCATGTCTTAGACGGTATGATTATGGATGACAACAGTGATTTCCGTCCGGGTTTACGGGCTCGTGATGAAGCTGGTGCAGAAAGTGTTCTTCAAACAGCTGGGTTCTATAAAATTGATGTTCGTCAATTAGCAAAAGCATTAAACTTGAATAACTGGAACAAAGTGGCCAGCTGTTCAGTTTCTTCACGCTTCCCATATAACACAGCCTTAACAGAAGACAAGATTGCACAAGTCATGCAATCTGAAAAATTCTTGCGTGATTTAGGTTTTGCAACGGTCCGTGTCCGTTATCACGAATCAATCGCCCGGGTTGAAGTCCCAGAAGCCCAAATTGCAGACTTCTTAACACACAGTGAACAAATTAACCAAGCACTACAACAAGTTGGTTTTGAATTTGTGACCGTTGATTTAGCCGGTTTCAAGAGTGGTCGGATGAACGAATCATTATCAGAACAACAAAAAGCAGCCTTAATGACGGCTTAA
- a CDS encoding cysteine desulfurase NifS: protein MEHIYLDNAATTPIAPKVIETMTTQMAQYFGNASSTHFFGRQAHTVLDTSRHILAQSINAKDNDIILTSGATESNNMAILQTAQKRANEGQRIITTAIEHHSVLKPMAYLESQGFDVVYLPVNKQGVIELADLKAALTPETILVSIMMGNNEIGSHMPIHEIGQLVHESNAWFHTDATQAYGLLDIDVQADQIDMLSVSAHKINGPKQIGFLYVNDAIHLPSFLMGGEQEKKRRAGTENIPAVAGFAKAVELLTPAVKAEHRARYAGFKQQVLETLQANGIDFEVNGAGRDDMVGHVLNLWIKGVSTYVLQMNLDLAGFAISGGSACTAGDLEPSHVLIAMYGEDSPRVAESIRISFGVETTEADVTAFCAALTKIVQKNLAKQAGKA from the coding sequence TTGGAACATATTTATTTAGACAACGCAGCAACGACCCCGATTGCCCCAAAGGTAATTGAGACGATGACCACGCAAATGGCCCAATATTTTGGGAATGCGTCAAGCACCCATTTCTTTGGACGCCAAGCACACACGGTTTTAGATACAAGTCGGCATATTTTAGCGCAAAGTATTAATGCGAAGGATAACGACATTATTTTAACCAGTGGTGCTACTGAAAGTAATAACATGGCAATCCTACAAACGGCTCAAAAACGAGCTAACGAAGGTCAACGGATTATCACGACAGCCATTGAACATCATTCTGTTTTAAAACCAATGGCTTATTTAGAAAGCCAAGGGTTTGATGTCGTTTATTTGCCTGTTAACAAACAAGGTGTTATTGAATTGGCTGACTTAAAGGCTGCCTTAACCCCTGAAACAATCTTAGTCTCGATTATGATGGGGAATAATGAAATTGGCAGTCATATGCCGATCCATGAAATCGGCCAACTTGTTCATGAATCAAATGCGTGGTTCCATACGGATGCCACGCAGGCCTATGGGCTATTGGACATCGATGTGCAAGCAGATCAGATTGATATGTTATCTGTTTCAGCACACAAGATTAATGGGCCTAAGCAAATTGGTTTCTTGTACGTGAATGACGCAATTCATTTGCCATCATTTTTAATGGGTGGCGAGCAAGAAAAGAAACGCCGTGCGGGGACAGAAAATATTCCAGCCGTCGCTGGGTTTGCCAAGGCGGTTGAATTGTTGACACCAGCTGTTAAGGCTGAACATCGCGCTCGGTATGCTGGTTTCAAACAACAAGTCTTAGAGACGCTTCAAGCAAACGGGATTGATTTTGAAGTCAATGGTGCAGGTCGTGACGATATGGTGGGTCACGTATTAAATCTGTGGATTAAAGGTGTTTCAACCTATGTCTTGCAGATGAACCTTGATTTAGCAGGCTTTGCGATTTCAGGTGGTTCAGCATGTACTGCTGGTGATTTGGAACCCTCACACGTTCTGATCGCCATGTACGGTGAAGATAGCCCACGAGTTGCCGAAAGTATTCGAATTAGTTTTGGTGTTGAGACCACTGAAGCAGATGTGACTGCCTTTTGTGCCGCATTAACTAAAATTGTGCAAAAAAACTTGGCTAAGCAAGCCGGTAAAGCCTAG
- a CDS encoding cysteine desulfurase, whose amino-acid sequence MALLKETATVLGNTTQYGLSDAVKKYTLRDTGFMPTNNGNFQLERPLDPNSPFNTAIKLKITVGKELKTLKMSVTSADGLHPVNIFKDEKNAENVEQFNFIINHLIERDILVAQA is encoded by the coding sequence ATGGCTTTATTAAAAGAGACAGCAACGGTTTTAGGCAATACGACACAATATGGGTTAAGTGATGCCGTTAAGAAATATACATTACGGGATACTGGCTTCATGCCAACCAACAATGGTAATTTCCAATTGGAACGGCCCCTTGATCCTAATTCACCCTTTAATACAGCGATTAAGCTTAAAATTACGGTTGGTAAAGAATTGAAGACGCTCAAAATGTCGGTCACTTCCGCTGATGGGTTACATCCAGTTAACATTTTTAAGGATGAAAAGAACGCTGAAAACGTTGAACAATTTAATTTCATTATTAATCACTTGATTGAACGGGATATTTTGGTAGCCCAAGCATAA
- a CDS encoding tRNA 2-thiouridine(34) synthase MnmA, translating to MVDHSNTRVVVGMSGGVDSSVTALLLKQQGYDVIGVFMKNWDDTDENGVCTATEDYEDVAKVASKIGIPYYSVNFEKEYWDRVFEYFLDEYKHGRTPNPDVMCNKEVKFKAFLDYAMELDADFIAMGHYAQIERDENGIAHMLRGGDSNKDQTYFLSALSQDQLQKSMFPIGHMQKSEVRRLAEEAGLATAKKKDSTGICFIGERNFKQFLGEYLPAQPGKMMTVDGLEKGTHDGLMYYTIGQRSGLGIGGGGESNDPWFVVGKDLEQNILYVGQGYHNELLYADQLDASKMTWITPIDHGTDFHCTAKFRYRQQDVGVTVHMTSETTATVVFDAPVRAITPGQAVVFYDGAECLGGGTIDVAYKVANDDADKQVLQYV from the coding sequence GTGGTTGACCACAGTAATACACGAGTCGTCGTTGGTATGAGCGGCGGCGTGGACTCATCAGTCACAGCCTTATTGTTAAAGCAACAAGGTTATGACGTGATTGGTGTTTTCATGAAAAATTGGGACGATACGGATGAGAATGGGGTCTGTACCGCAACGGAAGATTATGAGGATGTTGCCAAGGTTGCTTCTAAAATTGGCATTCCTTATTATTCCGTTAACTTCGAAAAGGAATACTGGGACCGCGTGTTCGAATATTTCTTAGACGAATATAAGCACGGTAGAACACCTAATCCAGACGTCATGTGTAATAAAGAAGTGAAATTCAAGGCTTTCTTAGATTACGCAATGGAACTAGACGCTGATTTCATCGCAATGGGCCACTATGCTCAGATCGAACGCGATGAAAACGGCATTGCCCACATGTTGCGTGGCGGTGATAGCAATAAAGATCAAACATACTTCTTGAGTGCACTTTCTCAAGATCAATTACAAAAATCAATGTTCCCAATCGGTCACATGCAAAAATCAGAAGTCCGTCGTTTAGCTGAAGAAGCTGGCTTAGCAACTGCTAAGAAGAAGGACTCAACTGGGATTTGTTTCATCGGCGAACGGAACTTTAAGCAATTCTTAGGCGAATACTTACCAGCACAACCAGGTAAGATGATGACTGTCGACGGTCTTGAAAAAGGCACCCATGATGGTTTGATGTACTACACAATCGGTCAACGTTCTGGTCTTGGTATCGGTGGCGGTGGCGAATCAAACGATCCATGGTTTGTTGTCGGCAAAGACTTAGAGCAGAATATTCTTTATGTGGGCCAAGGCTATCATAACGAGTTACTCTATGCTGACCAATTGGATGCAAGTAAGATGACTTGGATCACACCAATTGATCACGGCACAGATTTCCATTGCACAGCGAAGTTCCGTTATCGTCAACAAGATGTTGGCGTAACAGTTCACATGACTTCAGAGACAACTGCCACAGTTGTCTTCGATGCGCCAGTGCGCGCTATTACACCCGGACAAGCTGTTGTTTTCTACGACGGCGCCGAATGTTTAGGTGGGGGCACAATCGACGTGGCTTATAAAGTCGCTAACGATGACGCTGACAAGCAAGTTTTACAATACGTCTAA
- the deoC gene encoding deoxyribose-phosphate aldolase, with amino-acid sequence MNLAKYIDHTLLKPEATMAQVDQIITEAKTYQFASVCLNPYWVKRASDALQDSDVKVVTVIGFPLGATTTATKVFEAQDAIENGADELDMVINVGELKAGHDEQVLSDIQAVVKAGHAAQKHVKVIIETCLLSDEEKRRACELSEQAGADFVKTSTGFSTGGATVADVTLMRSVVGDRLGVKASGGIHSKEDAEAMIAAGANRLGASAGVKIMNSK; translated from the coding sequence ATGAATTTAGCAAAATATATCGACCATACATTATTAAAACCCGAGGCAACAATGGCCCAAGTAGACCAAATTATCACAGAAGCAAAAACCTATCAATTTGCATCGGTTTGTTTAAATCCTTACTGGGTGAAACGTGCTAGTGATGCACTTCAAGATAGCGACGTTAAAGTTGTGACTGTCATTGGATTTCCTTTGGGCGCAACCACGACAGCTACTAAGGTTTTTGAAGCCCAAGATGCCATTGAAAATGGGGCTGATGAATTAGACATGGTTATCAATGTTGGTGAATTGAAAGCAGGTCACGATGAACAAGTGTTAAGTGATATTCAAGCCGTTGTCAAAGCAGGCCATGCTGCTCAAAAACACGTGAAGGTTATTATTGAAACTTGTCTATTATCGGATGAAGAAAAACGACGTGCTTGTGAATTATCTGAACAAGCAGGTGCTGATTTTGTTAAAACATCAACTGGTTTTTCAACTGGTGGCGCAACGGTTGCAGACGTTACTTTAATGCGTTCAGTTGTTGGTGATCGGTTAGGGGTTAAGGCCTCTGGCGGTATCCATTCAAAAGAAGACGCCGAAGCAATGATTGCAGCTGGTGCAAATCGATTAGGCGCCAGTGCCGGGGTTAAAATCATGAACAGCAAATAA